A single window of Ananas comosus cultivar F153 linkage group 19, ASM154086v1, whole genome shotgun sequence DNA harbors:
- the LOC109724786 gene encoding transmembrane 9 superfamily member 11-like, producing MSSPKSLFQQQQQQLSYRRGARCLCHLPGPAGSRRDARASPPPPPPPPPPPAGPRPSAESLGELLLGDRIQSSPYLFRMRLNASRTFLCSSPPLSPRDFALLRQRVDAAYSANLVLDNLPAINVASEQRGFPIGARRGDDYFIFNHLKFTVRVHGDADDGDRMTTTLIPGTGDVAVEQLIPRNATDEEEEEEFMVVGFEVAPCSVRHDRKLAERLDMYDEYPAPIECDARSPGMRVAAGERVAFTYDVEFVGSAVRWPSRWDAYLRSEGGAERVHWLSILGSLAVVAMLAAVAVAIMLRTVRRDLARYEALDAAAEAKDGELSGWKLVAGDAFRPPSCPLLLCVLVGEGVQILGMAAATIFFAALGFMSPAARGALISGMLLFFLVLGTAGGYAAARLWKTLNSGDPAGWPAVSWRVACAFPGLASFILAVLNCLLSASHSTGALPSSLLTFLLFTWFCISVPLTLVGGFFGAKAPHVEFPTPTNQIPREVPMRRYPPWLLVLAAGALPFATLFVELLFIFSSLWMGRVYYVFGFLLLVLGLFVVVCAEVALVLTYVHLCAEDWRWWWKAFFAPGSVAVYVLVYAVKYLVFDLKSLSGPVSAALYLGYSLLMVLAVMLAAGTVGFVSSFWFVHYLFSSVKID from the exons ATGTCGTCTCCCAAATCACTCTtccaacaacaacagcagcagcta TCTTACCGCCGCGGCGCGCGTTGCCTGTGCCATCTACCCGGTCCTGCGGGAAGCCGACGCGACGCACGCGCcagtcccccccccccccccccccccccccccccccccgccggCCCCCGCCCCTCCGCCGAGTCCCTCGGCGAGCTCCTCCTCGGCGACCGCATCCAGTCCTCCCCCTACCTCTTCCGCATGCGCCTCAACGCCTCCCGCACCTTCCTCTGCTCCTCTCCCCCGCTCTCCCCCCGCgacttcgccctcctccgccaaCGCGTCGACGCCGCCTACTCCGCCAACCTCGTCCTCGACAACCTCCCCGCCATCAACGTCGCGTCCGAGCAACGCGGCTTCCCCATCGGAGCCCGCCGCGGCGACGACTACTTCATCTTCAATCACCTCAAGTTCACCGTCCGCGTGCACGGCGACGCCGACGACGGTGATCGGATGACGACGACTCTCATCCCCGGCACCGGCGACGTCGCCGTCGAGCAGCTGATCCCGAGGAACGCCaccgacgaggaggaggaggaggaattcaTGGTCGTCGGATTCGAAGTCGCGCCGTGCAGCGTCCGGCACGACCGGAAACTCGCGGAGCGACTAGACATGTACGACGAATACCCGGCGCCGATCGAGTGCGACGCCAGGTCGCCGGGGATGCGGGTGGCGGCCGGTGAGCGGGTGGCGTTCACGTACGACGTCGAGTTCGTCGGCAGCGCGGTGCGGTGGCCGTCGCGCTGGGACGCGTACCTGCGGTCGGAGGGCGGCGCCGAGAGGGTGCACTGGCTGTCGATACTCGGCTCGCTCGCCGTGGTGGCGATGCTCGCCGCCGTGGCGGTGGCAATTATGCTCCGGACCGTCCGCCGCGACCTGGCGCGGTACGAGGCGCTggacgcggcggcggaggcgaaggACGGCGAGCTGTCCGGATGGAAGCTCGTCGCGGGGGACGCCTTCCGCCCGCCGAGCTGCCCGCTCCTGCTCTGCGTGCTCGTCGGCGAGGGGGTGCAAATTCTCGGCATGGCGGCGGCCACCATCTTTTTCGCGGCCCTCGGGTTCATGTCGCCCGCGGCGCGCGGCGCCCTCATCTCCGGAATGCTGCTCTTCTTCCTCGTCCTCGGGACCGCGGGCGGGTACGCCGCGGCCCGGCTATGGAAGACGCTCAACTCCGGAGACCCCGCCGGGTGGCCCGCGGTGTCGTGGCGCGTCGCGTGCGCGTTCCCGGGCTTAGCGTCTTTCATTCTCGCCGTCCTCAATTGCCTTCTCTCGGCCAGCCATAGCACGGGGGCCCTCCCCTCGTCTCTCCTTACTTTCTTGCTCTTCACTTGGTTCTGCATTTCCGTGCCGCTGACTCTCGTCGGCGGTTTCTTCGGTGCGAAAGCACCGCACGTCGAATTCCCGACGCCCACTAACCAGATACCGCGGGAGGTCCCCATGCGGAGGTACCCCCCGTGGCTGCTGGTGCTCGCGGCGGGGGCGCTGCCCTTCGCGACGCTATTCGTCGAGCTGCTCTTCATTTTCTCCAGCCTTTGGATGGGCCGGGTGTACTACGTGTTCGGGTTCCTACTGCTGGTGTTGGGCCTCTTCGTGGTCGTCTGCGCGGAGGTCGCGCTGGTGCTCACTTACGTGCACCTCTGCGCGGAGGACTGGCGGTGGTGGTGGAAGGCGTTCTTCGCGCCGGGGTCGGTCGCGGTGTACGTGCTCGTGTACGCGGTGAAGTACCTAGTTTTCGACCTCAAGAGCCTCAGCGGGCCCGTGTCGGCCGCGCTCTACCTGGGGTACTCCCTACTGATGGTCCTCGCCGTCATGCTCGCCGCCGGCACCGTCGGCTTCGTCTCGTCGTTCTGGTTCGTGCACTACCTCTTCTCGTCGGTGAAGATCGATTGA
- the LOC109724787 gene encoding glycine-rich protein DOT1-like yields the protein MSLGGGREGTRGGGNNIGIVGGRGGEGTSGGDGGGGNGTGGGKGGGRIIIGGDGGGGDGTRGGGGDGGGGDGTRGGGGGGKITIGGGGGGGKGGGGDGGGGDGTRGGGGGGQITIGGGKGGGGDGGGGDGTRVHFRPLWVGGGGGCVEESEEEKQDEFDGKCGGGVHGICEILHSFVLIF from the exons ATGTCGTTAGGTGGCGGCCGGGAGGGGACGAGAGGTGGAGGGAATAATATTGGAATTGTCGGCGGCAGAGGCGGTGAGGGGACTAGTGGTGGCGATGGAGGTGGCGGCAATGGCACGGGAGGCGGCAAAGGGGGCGGAAGGATTATAATTGGCGGTGACGGAGGTGGTGGCGATGGCACAAGAGGTGGCGGTGGTGATGGAGGTGGCGGCGATGGAACGAGAGGTGGTGGCGGAGGCGGAAAGATTACAATTGGTGGTGGCGGTGGGGGTGGCAAAGGTGGCGGCGGTGACGGTGGAGGAGGGGACGGTACGAGAGGTGGCGGTGGAGGCGGACAGATTACTATTGGCGGCGGcaaaggtggtggtggtgacgGTGGAGGAGGGGACGGTACGAGAG TTCATTTTCGACC gcTGTGGGTGGGAGGAGGTGGGGGTTGtgtggaggagagtgaggaggAGAAGCAAGATGAGTTTGATGGGAAGTGTGGTGGTGGTGTTCATGGCATTTGTGAAATATTGCATTCCTTTGTTCTCATCTTCTAA
- the LOC109724608 gene encoding probable receptor-like protein kinase At1g80640: protein MNPTSSSSSSPFLSLVIWVFFFFFFFFFFFLQAPTNARELPPMSSPLHSPFPSPLPTLILPSSQSLPIPASPSPATPPSTVMQIIVEKHHHYHKELMVATVLSSIAIFMIIISAFCAWILWRRTTQTADSKDIQSSDSTMGLALGPILNKLNSLKTSKKGFLAMVEYSTLESATNNFSESNVLGEGGFGCVYKASFDGGLLAAVKKLDHGGQECVREFENEVDLLGRIRHPNVVSLLGYCVHEGKRLLVYEFMQNGSLESQLHGASRGSHLSWHLRMKIALDTARGLEYLHEHCNPPVIHRDLKSSNILLDADYNARISDFGLAVNAVGPSKENVKLSGTVGYVAPEYLLDGKLTEKSDVYAFGVVLLELLVGRKPVEKTEPSLPQSIVTWAMPQLTDRSKLPNIVDPVIRNKMDLKHLYQVAAVAVLCVQPEPSYRPLITDVLHSLIPLVPTELGGTLRVVDSSPLNPKAL from the exons ATGAATccaacatcatcatcatcatcatctcccttCCTATCTCTTGTGATTtgggtcttcttcttcttcttcttcttcttcttcttcttcctacaAGCTCCCACCAATGCAAGAGAACTACCTCCCATGTCCTCTCCACTCCATTCTCCCTTCCCATCACCTCTACCCACTCTCATTCTCCCCTCCTCTCAAAGCCTACCCATCCCTGCATCTCCCTCACCTGCAACACCACCTTCTACAG TGATGCAGATCATTGTGGAAAAACACCACCATTACCACAAAGAACTAATGGTGGCAACAGTTCTATCTTCTATTGCCATTTTTATGATAATTATATCCGCGTTTTGCGCCTGGATCTTGTGGAGGAGAACTACTCAAACAGCTGATTCCAAAGACATCCAAAGCTCAG ATTCTACTATGGGATTAGCTTTAGGACCAATCTTGAACAAGTTGAATTCATTAAAGACGAGCAAGAAAGGATTTTTGGCAATGGTTGAGTACTCGACGTTGGAGTCGGCGACGAATAACTTCTCCGAGAGCAATGTGTTGGGTGAAGGGGGATTCGGGTGTGTGTACAAAGCTTCATTTGATGGGGGACTTCTCGCGGCCGTAAAGAAGTTGGATCATGGTGGGCAGGAGTGTGTGAGAGAATTTGAG AATGAAGTGGACTTACTCGGAAGAATTCGGCACCCGAACGTAGTTTCCCTTTTGGGCTATTGCGTTCACGAAGGAAAGCGGCTGCTCGTCTACGAATTCATGCAAAATGGATCTTTGGAATCACAACTGCACG GGGCGTCTCGTGGATCGCATTTAAGTTGGCACCTCCGCATGAAAATCGCACTCGATACCGCGAG AGGACTAGAATATCTTCATGAGCACTGCAATCCACCTGTGATTCATAGAGACCTAAAATCCTCTAACATACTTCTAGACGCCGACTATAATGCTAGG ATTTCAGATTTCGGGCTTGCGGTGAATGCTGTCGGTCCAAGCAAAGAAAATGTTAAACTTTCGGGCACGGTCGGTTATGTCGCTCCCGAGTATCTATTAGACG GTAAATTAACTGAGAAGAGCGATGTTTATGCTTTCGGAGTAGTTCTTCTCGAGCTACTGGTGGGAAGAAAACCAGTGGAAAAGACGGAACCGTCTTTGCCGCAATCTATTGTAACATGG GCCATGCCTCAGCTTACCGACAGATCAAAGCTTCCTAACATTGTCGACCCCGTGATCAGAAACAAAATGGATCTGAAACACTTATACCAG gTTGCAGCTGTAGCTGTGTTGTGCGTGCAACCGGAACCGAGTTATCGGCCATTAATAACCGATGTCCTTCATTCTCTCATTCCTCTGGTGCCCACTGAGCTTGGGGGGACACTTAGGGTCGTCGACTCATCGCCTTTGAACCCGAAAGCCTTATAA